One Triticum dicoccoides isolate Atlit2015 ecotype Zavitan chromosome 5B, WEW_v2.0, whole genome shotgun sequence genomic window carries:
- the LOC119307029 gene encoding ocs element-binding factor 1-like: MALSDVDLDFEAFLAYLGSGLDEAPPSVPAMSSPEEGVLSPAAPSSPDLLLPMLASSPEEGMLLSPAAPSPLEAPPMTTSSPEEGTSSGSAGTVAAAGPDDGDRERRLRRKVSNRESARRSRARKQRHLEEQRAAAATLQAGNRHLAEKLRAARARAGLVALANARLRAQSQALSRRLDAARQALALRQLYAAASASGGALDMQALASLIR, encoded by the coding sequence GCCTGGACGAGGCGCCGCCGTCCGTGCCGGCCATGTCCTCGCCGGAGGAGGGCGTGCTGAGCCCCGCTGCCCCGTCCTCGCCGGATCTTCTTCTTCCCATGCTCGCGTCGTCGCCGGAGGAGGGCATGCTGCTGAgccccgccgccccgtcgccgctgGAGGCGCCGCCCATGACCACGTCGTCGCCGGAGGAGGGCACGTCGTCGGGATCCGCGGggaccgtcgccgccgccggaccAGACGACGGCGACAGGGAGCGGAGGCTCCGCCGCAAGGTGTCCAACCGCGAGTCGGCGCGCCGGTCACGCGCGCGCAAGCAGCGGCACCTCGAGGAGCAGCGCGCCGCGGCCGCCACGCTCCAGGCCGGGAACCGGCACCTCGCCGAGAAGCTCCGGGCGGCCAGGGCGCGCGCGGGGCTCGTCGCGCTCGCCAACGCCCGCCTCCGCGCCCAGAGCCAGGCCCTgagccgccgcctcgacgccgcgcgCCAGGCCCTCGCCCTCAGGCAGCTCTACGCCGCCGCGTCGGCCTCCGGCGGCGCCCTGGACATGCAGGCGCTCGCCTCGCTGATCCGGTAG
- the LOC119305001 gene encoding uncharacterized protein LOC119305001, protein MVGGRRLSELLREQHEPFLLLQGEPCCSSVQDRGARASWRRAMRRALPRWRWAGLAAGCFPCTARRKRESFRPLPRAGHACCNDDAVATESDGGDGARRLSPVSVLDVLRCSDEEEEASSSPTLSHSGEEEDNDEKPSWTPAGSSPPPPDPLTDEKEEWRKVVSSWERIAGDIARVPALAELDLSSSMSAREWEWHGESEAERVGASVEAIIFEEMSAEAVRDMVDRAIASRSAPSPS, encoded by the exons ATGGTCGGCGGCAGGAGGCTCTCGGAGCTGCTCCGGGAGCAGCACGAGCCGTTCCTCCTCCTTCAAGGAGAGCCCTGCTGCTCCTCCGTCCAAGACAGGGGCGCCAGGGCTTCTTGGCGTAGGGCCATGAGGAGGGCGCTGCCGCGGTGGCGCTGGGCcggccttgccgccggatgcttccCCTGCACCGCCCGCCGCAAGCGCGAGAGCTTCCGCCCTCTGCCGCGCGCGGGCCACGCGTGCTGCAACGACGATGCTGTGGCTACGGAAtccgacggcggcgacggcgcgagGCGGCTCAGCCCGGTGTCCGTCCTGGACGTGCTGCGCtgctccgacgaggaggaggaggcgtcgtcGTCGCCCACGCTTAGCCACT CAGGGGAGGAGGAAGACAACGACGAGAAGCCATCGTGGACGCCAGCTGGGAGCTCGCCGCCACCACCCGACCCGCTCACCGACGAGAAGGAGGAGTGGAGGAAGGTGGTTTCGTCGTGGGAGCGGATCGCGGGGGACATCGCAAGGGTCCCGGCGCTTGCGGAGCTGGACCTTTCAAGCTCCATGTCGGCGAGGGAGTGGGAGTGGCACGGGGAGTCGGAGGCAGAGCGGGTGGGCGCGAGCGTGGAGGCCATCATCTTCGAGGAGATGAGCGCGGAGGCCGTGCGCGACATGGTCGATCGAGCTATAGCGAGTCGGAGCGCTCCTAGTCCAAGCTAG